The Actinomycetota bacterium genome includes the window CCGATGAGACGTGGGTCTACCCGGGACACGGGCATGACACAACCTTGGGCACCGAACGACCACATCTGGCCGAATGGCGCGCGCGTCAGTGGTGAACTGGTGAAGGGCTCGTCGGCCTTCGTGAGCTAGTCGTCGTGACGATGTGGATCGGTAATTCGGCCGGCATGGCCCTTGGCGGTTGGATCACGTCGCACCTTGATCCAGGAGCCCACGGTGACCACCACGAGCACCAAGGCAATGAACACCAGAGACTGATTGGTGCTGATGTGCGGCACCTCCGGCCACACACCACTTGCCCAGGTCAACACCAGCTTTATGCCGATGAAGACCAGGATCACAGCAAGCCCGGTGGACAGATAGATCAACTTGTCGAGCAGCCCCTTGAGCAGGAAATACAGCGCACGCAGGCCCATGAGCGCGAAGGCGTTTGCGGCGAATACCAAGTACGGCTCCTGGGTCACGCCAAAAGTTGCCGGAATTGAATCGAGGGCAAACAGAAGATCTGTGGCACCGATGGAGATCATGACGATCAGCAACGGTGTGGCCAGGCGAACGCCGTTCTCGGTGATGAAGAGCTTGGTGTCTTGGAACTTGTCTGTGTACGGGACGCGTTTGCGAACTGTGCGCACAATCAGGCTGTTCATCGGATCGGGATCCTCATTGCGATGGCGGGCCAGCTGCACACCTGTCCAGATCAGGAGCGCGCCGAAGATGACGAAGGTGAATGCGAATGTCTCCAGAGCCGCAGCGCCAATGGCAATGAAGATGCCGCGGAGAATGAGCGCAAGTACGACGCCGAACAGGAGCACTCGTTGGTGCAGGGCAGTGGGAACTGCGAACTGCGTCAGGATGATGATGAAGACGAAGAGGTTGTCAACACTGAGGGATTTCTCAACGAGATACGCCGCGAAATATTCGCTGCCGATGGCAGATCCTTGCCAGACGATGAGAGCAAGTCCGAAAGCAACTGCGATCCCGACATAGAAGATCGACCAGATGAGCGCTTCCCGAAAGCCGACATCATGCGGCTTGCGACTGACGAAGACAAAGTCGAGCGCGATGAGCCCAACGATGCCAAGGACCGTGACTGTCCACAGCAATGCCGAAGTCTCCATCTATGCCTCCGGCAATGCGGGATCGACCGGAGTCTGGTCTGGACTTCGCAGGCTGAGAATGGCGGTCAAGGCAAGTACTCCAATGATGAAGGCCAACGAGAGCCAGATGGGAATGAGTGGAACTTCAAGCGAGGTTGTTTCGTGAATGGCTTCCAAAATGAGCTTGACTCCGATAAAAGCCAAGATGATGGCCAGACCGTAGTTCAGATGTCGTAGACGTCCCATCAAGCCCTGCAGCAGGAAGTACAGTTGGCGCAGCCCCATCAAGGCGAAGGCGTTGGCAGCGAACACGATGTACGCCTCTTGGGTGATGCCGAACACCGCGGGGATGCTGTCCAGCGCAAACAGCACATCGGTTGTGCCAATGGCCAGCATCACCAGCGCCAAAGGGGTGAGCATCCTTTTGCCGGCAATTTTGGTGAGCAGTTTGGAGCCGTCGTAGTGCGGCGATACTGCGAATCTCTTGGACACATAGCGCACCAGACCGTTGCCTTGCGGATCTGGCTCCTGATCGTGTGAGAACCAGACCTTCCAGGCTGTGAAGAACAGAAATGCGCCGAAGATGTAGAACACTCCGGCAAAACGCGAGATGAGCTCCGCGCCGATCACGATGAGGATTGCCCGCAGAATCAGGGCGATCACCACACCAACAAGCAGCACTCGGTGCTGCAAGGTGGCCGGTACCGCGAAGGACGTCATCAATACGAGGAATACGAAGAGATTGTCGACGCTCAACGAGTATTCAGTGAGATACCCGGCAACAAATTGACCGCCGTAATTCAGACCGAAGTAGATCGACATGAAGATGGCGAAGCACACGGCCAAGGCGAAGTACACCGCAACCCACCTGCCGGCCTCACGCGTGCCGAATACATGCGGACGGCTGTCCACCACAAACAGGTCGATCAAGATAATGATGACAAAGCCACCGATGGTGGCTACCCAGAGCCAGGTAGGAACAATCATGTCCCGGTGGCCTCCTGCATGCCGCGCAGCTCCTTCTTCAGATCGCGAATTTCATCGCGCAAGCGCGCAGCGAGTTCGAAATGTAACTCAGTAGCCGATTGGTGCATTTGGGCGGTCAGATCATCGATGAGCTGCACCAGCTCACCCTGATGGGCCGGAGCGCGTCGCTTGGATTTGCTGGACGCGATCTCACTGACGAGTGCTTGAGTATCAGCATCTTCACGCGCCAGGAGATCGGTGATGTCAGCAATCTTCTTGCGCAGTGGCTGTGGATCAAGCCCGCGCTCCAGGTTGTATGCCACCTGCTTCTCGCGACGGCGAGAAGTCTCATCGATGGCATTGCGCATCGAGGGAGTGATCTTGTCGGCATACATGTGCACTTGTCCGGATACATTTCGGGCAGCGCGACCGATGGTCTGAATGAGTGAGCGTTCGGAGCGAAGGAAACCCTCTTTGTCAGCATCGAGAATCGCGACCAGGGATACTTCCGGAAGATCCAGTCCTTCGCGCAGCAAGTTGATGCCGATCAGGACATCGAATACGCCCATCCGAAGCTCGCGCAGCAATTCGACTCGACGAAGAGTGTCGACCTCAGAGTGCAGGTACTGCACCCGAATGTTGTGATCGAGCAAGTAGTCAGTGAGGTCTTCGGCCATCCGCTTGGTCAAAGTTGTGACGAGCACTCGCTCATCACGGGCAGCCCTGATCTTGATCTCATCCATCAGATCATCGATCTGGCCCTCGGTGGGCTTCAGGACAATCTCAGGATCGATGAGCCCGGTTGGTCGGATGACTTGCTCGACAACTTCACCTTCTGCAGCTGCGAGCTCAAAGGGGCCAGGGGTGGCCGAGAGATACACCGTCTGGCCAACGCGCTCTTCGAACTCCGACCAGCGCAATGGTCGGTTGTCCATGGCACTGGGCAGGCGGAAGCCATGTTCAACAAGCGTGCGCTTGCGACTTGCATCGCCTTCGAACATGGCCCCGATCTGCGGAACGCTTACATGGGATTCGTCGATGACCAGCAGGAAATCCTCGGGGAAGTAATCGAGAAGGCAATTGGGCGGACTCCCGGCGGCGCGGCCGTCGATGTGGAGTGAGTAGTTCTCGATACCCGCACAGGTGCCCAGTTGGCGCATCATTTCAATGTCGTAGGTGGTACGCATGCGCAGCCGCTGAGCCTCGAGCAGTTTGCCCTGCTGGTCGTACTCGGCCAGCCGCTGGGCCAGCTCGGCCTCGATGCCGGCAATTGCGCGATCCATGCGCTCGGGGCCAGCCACGTAGTGCGAGGCGGGGAATACATAGATCTCTTGGTCCTCGGTGATGATCTCGCCAGTGACAGGGTGCAAAGTCATCAGTCGCTCGATCTCATCTCCGAACATCTCAATGCGGACCGGGTGCAACTCGTACATCGGGAAGATCTCCACGGTGTCCCCGCGCACGCGGAAGGTGCCGCGCGTGAAGGCCATGTCATTGCGGGTGTATTGAATGTCCACGAATCTACGCAGCAGCTTGTCGCGCTCTATTGACTCCCCTACTCGAAGTCGAACCATGCGATCGATGTATTCCTGAGGTGTGCCCAGGCCATAGATGGCTGAGACTGTGGCAACCACCAAGACATCGCGCCTGGTGAGCAGGCTGTTGGTGGCCGAGTGACGAAGTCGCTCTACCTCCTCGTTGATCGAGGAGTCCTTCTCAATGAAGGTGTCGCTTTGCGGGATGTACGCCTCGGGCTGGTAGTAGTCGTAGTACGAGACGAAGTACTCAACGGCATTGTCTGGCAGCAACTCACGGAATTCTGTGGCCAATTGGGCTGCGAGAGTCTTGTTCGGTGCCATCACCAAGGTGGGGCGCTGCAGGGCTTCGACCAGCCAGGCCGTGGTCGCGCTTTTGCCAGTGCCAGTGGCACCCAGGAGCACATTGTGACGCTCACCGGCGAGGATTCTCTTGGTCAATTCGGCTATGGCCGCCGGCTGATCACCCGCAGGTTCGTAAGGCGCTTGGACACTGAACGGGGCCACACGGCGCTGTACGTCAGTGATCGGCCGTGTCATGACCACACGGTACGGGAAGGGTCCGACTGCGCTACGCAGGCATCAAGGAGGTCCAGATCCGATCGACCTGCTCCTGAGTCTCCTCCAGTGAGCCAGAGTTGTCGATCACGAAATCGGCGAGGGCCAGGCGATCCTCACGACTCTGCTGCACTGCAATCCGGCGACGAACATCGTCTTCGGGCAGTCCACGAGACACGGCTCGCTCCACCTGCGTTTCGACGGGCACGTCGACGACGATCGCCATCTGCACCAGATCGGTGCCCATCTCAGTGAGTAGCGGAATGTCATAGATCACGATGCGCTCCCCCGCTGCCTCGGCATCAGCAAAGCGCTTATTTGTCTCATCCACGATGCGCGGGAACATGATGCCGTTCATCTGAGCCGTGAGCTCTGGGGTCTGAAAGGCGATGCGAGCCAACTCGGCTCGCAACAGGGATCCATCTGCGCCCACGATGCTTTCTCCGAATGCCGCGGCCAGCTCTGCGATCGCCGGCGCGCCGGGCTCGACGATGTCGCGCCCGATCTGGTCGGCGTCGATGATGTGGGCACCGTGCGCCTTGAACATCTGCGCGATCGTGGACTTGCCTGAACCAATGCCGCCCGTGAGGCCTACTCGAATCACGTGCAGAACCTATCGACTATTCATCGCGCTGGAATAGCAAACGAGGGGCGCCTTTGGGCACCCCTCGTTCGTCGTTGCTGTGTTGCTGACTACTCGCCAGCAAGCTTGTCGCGCAGCGCCTGCAGTGCTTCGTCAGTGGCCAGTGAGCCTTCTGACTCTGAGGACTCACTGGAGTACGCCGAGATGTTCTCGCCCGACTCCAGTGCTGCTGCCTGATCGGCAACCTGTGCCTCATTGACCTGCTTGCGGTGAGCTTCCCAACGCGCATGCGCCTCGGCGTACTCGCGCTCCCAATGGGTACGTTCGTCCTCAAAGCCAACCTTCCATTCGCCCGTCTCAGGGTCGAATCCGGCTGGGCCAACGTAGTTGCCAGCCTCGTCAAAGGCTGGTGCCATGCCATACAGGTAGGGATCGAACTCTTCGTGCGCCTGCGCATCACCACTGTCATTGGCCTGCTTGAGCGAAAGCGAGATGCGACGACGCTCAAGGTCGATGTCGATGACCTTCACGAAGATGTCGTCATTGACCTGAACGATCTGCTCTGGCAGTTCGATGTGACGCTCGGCGAGCTCGGAGATGTGCACCAGGCCCTCGATGCCCTCTTCAACGCGAACAAATGCGCCGAAGGGAACCAGCTTGGTGACCTTGCCGGGAACGACCTGATTGATGGCGTGGGTACGTGCGAAGTGCTGCCATGGATCTTCCTGAGTTGCCTTGAGCGACAAGGACACGCGCTCGCGGTCCATGTCGACATCGAGCACCTCAACGGTGACTTCCTGACCCACTTCGACAACCTCAGATGGGTGGTCGATGTGCTTCCAGGACAGTTCGGAGACGTGGACGAGCCCGTCGACACCGCCGAGATCGACGAAGGCACCGAAGTTGACGATGGACGAGACCACGCCTGCGCGGATCTGACCCTTCTGCAACTGGGTGAGGAAGGTCTGACGAACCTCGCTCTGGGTCTGCTCAAGCCAGGCACGGCGCGAGAGCACAACGTTGTTGCGGTTCTTGTCCAGTTCGATGATCTTGGCCTCAAGGACCTTGCCGACGTACGGCTGCAGATCGCGGACACGACGCATTTCAACGAGTGAGGCAGGCAGGAAGCCGCGCAGTCCGATGTCGATGATGAGTCCGCCCTTGACGACCTCAATCACCTGACCTTCAACAACACCGTCTTCTTCCTTGACCTTCTCGATCGTGCCCCATGCGCGTTCGTACTGTGCGCGCTTCTTGGACAAGATGAGGCGGCCTTCTTTGTCCTCCTTGGTGAGCACGAGTGCTTCAACCACATCGCCCACGCGAACGACCTCATTGGGGTCGACATCGTGCTTGATGGAGAGCTCTCGGGAGGGGATGACACCTTCGGTCTTGTAGCCGATGTCAAGAAGGACCTCGTCGCGGTCCACCTTGACGATGGTGCCTTCGACGATGTCACCATCATTGAAGTACTTGATGGTCAGATCAATTGCTGCGAGGAAATCTTCAGCCGAGCCAATGTCATTGATGGCAATTTGGGCTGGTGCGTTCAAAGAGAGGGTCATGAAGTGTGAGGTCCGATGGGAGTAGAGGTCAACTGCGCGGTTGCGCAGAGGTGGCACTGCACGGTCGTGCAGCGGACCAAGGGTACGGCACGCTTGTTCGCTCGTGAACGTGAGGCCACTTGCAGGCCAGCCTCAGTGCGCTGCGCTCTCCCAGGAGGAACCCAGACCAAGCGAGACCTCAAGGGGGACGTCCAGGCTCATAGCTCCCATCATGCATCGCACCACGATGGCCTGAAGCGCTTCCTGCTCACCGGGCGCCACTTCAAGCACCAGTTCGTCGTGCACCTGAAGCATCATGCGACTGCTCAGCCCCTCAGCGGCCAAGGCATCCGCCACACCCAGCATCGCCAGTTTGATGATGTCGGCTGCGGTGCCCTGGATAGGGGCATTCAGGGCCATCCGCTCGGCCATTTCGCGGCGTTGGCGGTTGTCGGAAGTCAGGTCGGGCAGATAGCGCCGCCGGCCAAGGATCGTCTCGGTGTACCCGCGCTGCCGGGCTTCCTCCACGACGGCAGCCAGGTAGTCGCGCACTCCGCCGAATCTGGCGAAGTAGGTGTCCATCAGCACCCGGGCTTCATCTGGACCCACGCCCAGTTGCTGACCGAGCCCGTATGCCGAGAGGCCGTAGGCAAGCCCGTAGGACATTGCCTTGATGCGTCGGCGCATTTCCGGATCCACGTCTGAGGGATCCACGCCAAATACCTGGGACGCAGCGGTGGTGTGGAGGTCCTCCCCCGCCCGGAAGGCAGCGATCAGCCCAGCATCCTGTGAGAGGTGCGCCATGATCCGCATCTCGATCTGGCTGTAGTCGGCGGTCATGAGCGTCTCGTAGCCCTCGCCGACGACGAAGCACTTGCGGATCTGTCGACCGGCCTCTGAACGAATGGGAATGGTCTGCAGGTTCGGATCCGAGCTGGAGACGCGACCGGTCGCGGACATCAGTTGCGAATACGTCGTGTGCAGGCGACCATCCGTGCCGATGACTGGGATCAGCCCTTCGACGATCTGACGCAGCTTTGAGCGATCGCGCCAATCAAGCAACTCAGACAGCAGCGGGTCGCCGGTCTTTGCGAACAGACTCTGCAGGGATTCGGCATCTGTCGTGTACCCGGTTTTGATCTTCTTGGTCTTAGGCAGATCACGCTCGACGAAAAGAATCTCCTGCAATTGCTTTGGCGATCCGAGATTGAAGGGACGACCGACAATGGCGTGAGCGGCCGCCTCAGACTCGCGCATGTTCGCGGCAAAGCCGGAACTCAGCTCCGTCAGCAACTCACGATCAACTGCCACTCCATCAAACTCCACCCGAGCCAGCAGCAAGGTGAGCGGTATCTCGAGATCGGTCAGCAATGACTGCTCCGCCGCAGTGGCCAGTCGAGCCTGGAGGTACTCGTGCAGTTCTTTGACCGCAGCGACATGGTCGGCCAGATGCGAACGGTCGGCAGGTTCCAGCTCGAGCTGACCTGCTGCCGTGGCCGCAGCAAGCTCTCGGCCGAGGAATTTGTTGACGCAGGCTTCAAGTGAATACGAAGTCTGACCCGGTGAGGCGATGTAGGTGCCCAACTGCGTGTCGAAGGTGACACCAGCCAGTTCGACGCCCTTGGCCAGCAGGGCAAGCGCCGGACCCTTCACGCCGTGTCCGATCTTGGACACCGCGGGGTCCGCGAACCAGGGCCACAGCGTGGATTGGAATGCTGACTCATCGAGATCCAGTACCGCTGCAGCTTGTCCGGATCCCTGCAACGCCACAGCGCGGAGCTCGCCGCCACCATGCCCCCACGTGCCATCGAAGGCAAAGCACACAGGCTGCTGCAGTGCCGAAAGCCAACTGGGAAGTTCGGCGGGCGAGACCGTCACCACAGCTTGCAATTCGGCCGGGGGGGTCAGTTCCTCCACATCGTTGGAAGGCTGGAGAGCGGCCAGTCGTTCGCGCAGGGCACGGAACTGCAAAGCAGTGAACAATTCGTCGATCGCCTGCCGGTCGAACTGCTGCATTGCGCAGTCATCGACATGCAATGCCATCGGTACAGCGCTGTCGAGCTGGGTCAGCTGCCGATTGAGCAGCACCTGAGGCAGATTCGCGCGAAGCGAGTCGCCGACCTTGCCGCCGATCTGATCGGCATGGTCAACAAGCGCGTTCAGGCTGCCGTATTCAACGATCCACTTCGTGGCTGTCTTCTCGCCCACACCGGGAATGCCTGGGAGGTTGTCGCTGGGATCGCCTCGTAGCGCAGCGAAGTCCGGGTACTGCTCTGGAGTCAGGCCGTACTTCTCCACAACGGCTTCCGGTGTCATCCGGGCTAGATCAGACATTCCCTTGCGCGGATACAGAACTGTGGTCTTGTCATCGACAAGCTGGAACGAATCGCGATCGCCGGTGACGATGACGACCTCAAACTCTGATGCCTTTGCCTGCTGACTCAAGGTGGCAATGACATCGTCGGCTTCGTATCCATCAGCCTCAATCACCTTGATGCCCATCGCGCGCAGCACCTCTTGTATCAAGGGGACTTGACCTTTGAAGGGCTCTGGCGAGGACTCGCGGTTGGCCTTGTACTCCGGGAACATTGCCGTTCGAAAGGTTTTGCGAGAAATATCAAAGGCAACTGCGACGTGCGTTGGCTGCTCGTCACGCAGAATATTGATGAGCATTGACGTGAATCCGTAGACAGCATTTGTCGGCTGACCGGTGGTGGTGGAGAAATTCTCAACAGGCAAAGCGAAGTACGCGCGGTAGGCAAGGGAATGTCCGTCGAGCAGCATCAGGCGACCTTTGGACATGCAGCGATCCTAGGGCGACGGCGGGAGCCTAGTGGCGGTCGTTGGATGCTGGCGATGCCCGCAGAACCTGCGCGGCCACCTCCGCCAGCGTTACTCGCCCATCCATTGCCTGCTTGCGCAGCCAGGCAAAGGCCTCAGCCTCTGTCAAGCCCAGTTGTGCCTGCAGCTGGCCTTTAGCCTCATCCACCGCGTCGCGTGCTCGAACCCGTGCGCCAAGGTCATCGACTTGCTGTTCAAGCTGCAGCATCTGAGCCCAACGAGCAACGGCCAGTTCGATAGCCGGCCGTAGATCCGAACGATTGAAAGGCTTGACCAGGTAGCCAAGGGCGCCAGCGTGCGCAGCGTGCTGCACAGTGTCGCTCTCACTGAAGGCAGTGACCATCACGACAGGAGCAATGCGTTCCTGGATAATCTGTGTTGCCGCAGAGAGACCATCGCGCACGGGCATCGCCACATCCATGAGCACCACGTCTGGCCGCAATTGCGCAGCCAGGTCAACAGCGAGCTGCCCATTGGCAACCTGCCCGACCACTGCATAGCCAAGCTCGCCAAGCATTTCCACCAGGTCCATCCGGATCAATGCCTCGTCTTCAGCGACCAACACACGAATCGCCAACTCAGACACGATGGATACCCTAATCGCAGCCGACGTTCCGGCCAGTACTCTTCATCCGCGCCCCGGTACCCCAACCGGCAGAGGGAGCCGACTCAAACTCGGTCCAGTGTGAGTTCAAATCTCACCCGGGGCACAACGCATTTTTGACCCTTGCAAAGCAGGAAGACTGATCCTTGCATCGACATCCACGCACATCTTCCTTGCTGGCCTGCATGACCCATCTGCATGACCTATCTGCATGACGAGCTGTCGAATCGACACGTCTGCCGACAAAAGAGCAGCACTCAAGTTGTGCGCAGGCCGCGCGTCCCCCTGGGTCATGAGTCGGGTATTGGGAGGCGCTATTGGCGGGCAAGTGCCGGTTCGCTGTGCCACGCTAGGGGGTAAGCGCTGAGGTCAGATGCTGGGGGTTGATCATGGTTGGGCAGCGGGCGTGGCCAGTGCTGTATCCCTTCCTGCTTTCGGCGGGCTTCGTGGTGATAGCCGGACTGCTGCGCGTGTGGCCCCTGAGTTCCCTGGGTACCGAACTGCTGTGGATGACGTTCTACCCTGCCGTCTTGGCGTCCGCGGTGATCGGTGGACTGTGGGTCGGGGAGTTTGCGGTCGGCCTGTCGCTCTTGGTGGCGATCTTCCTTGGCCCGCTGCTGGTCGGTGAGTCGTTCGTCAGCACCAACCAGCAGAGGCTGGGGCTGGTGGTCTTCGCCGTCACTGCCTCGTTCATCTGCGTCGTGTCGGAGTGGATGCGCCGAACGCGGAGGAAGGCCCTGCGAGAGGAGTCGAAGCGACGTGATGCCCAGGCGCTAGCGACCTCGCTGAGGCAGGTGACGGAGCAACTGGAGCTGGCTGCGCACATCGCCCACGTCGGCAGTTGGACTTTGGACCTGGCTACAGGTGAAGTCACACGGTCGAGGGAGCTGCACCTGATGCAGGGCACCAGCCCCACTGACCCGGAGCTGGACTACGCCGAATCCGGTCGGTTGTTCACCGCGGAAAGCTGGCTGCAGTTCACGACCGCCACCTCCCAAGCTCAGCAGACGGGCGCACCATACGAGTTGGAGCTCGAGATGGTTCGCCCTGACGGCACACACGGGTGGATGCTGGTCCGCGGAGAGCCGGTGCGGGACGCTGCCGGGGCGGTCGTCGAACTTGCCGGCGTAGCTCTGGACATCTCTGATCGCATAGCTACCGAACGGGCCCTGGCCGCCAGCGCAGAGTCACTGAGGGTGGTCCTGGACACGTCAGACGATTTGACCATGCGCGTCAGCGGCGACTATCGGATCGAGTACGTGAACCGGCGCGTCACGGAAGTGACCGGCACTTCATTCGACAAGTGGGTCGGTAAGTCCTTCACCGAAATG containing:
- a CDS encoding MBL fold metallo-hydrolase, which codes for DETWVYPGHGHDTTLGTERPHLAEWRARQW
- a CDS encoding TerC family protein — translated: METSALLWTVTVLGIVGLIALDFVFVSRKPHDVGFREALIWSIFYVGIAVAFGLALIVWQGSAIGSEYFAAYLVEKSLSVDNLFVFIIILTQFAVPTALHQRVLLFGVVLALILRGIFIAIGAAALETFAFTFVIFGALLIWTGVQLARHRNEDPDPMNSLIVRTVRKRVPYTDKFQDTKLFITENGVRLATPLLIVMISIGATDLLFALDSIPATFGVTQEPYLVFAANAFALMGLRALYFLLKGLLDKLIYLSTGLAVILVFIGIKLVLTWASGVWPEVPHISTNQSLVFIALVLVVVTVGSWIKVRRDPTAKGHAGRITDPHRHDD
- a CDS encoding TerC family protein, translating into MIVPTWLWVATIGGFVIIILIDLFVVDSRPHVFGTREAGRWVAVYFALAVCFAIFMSIYFGLNYGGQFVAGYLTEYSLSVDNLFVFLVLMTSFAVPATLQHRVLLVGVVIALILRAILIVIGAELISRFAGVFYIFGAFLFFTAWKVWFSHDQEPDPQGNGLVRYVSKRFAVSPHYDGSKLLTKIAGKRMLTPLALVMLAIGTTDVLFALDSIPAVFGITQEAYIVFAANAFALMGLRQLYFLLQGLMGRLRHLNYGLAIILAFIGVKLILEAIHETTSLEVPLIPIWLSLAFIIGVLALTAILSLRSPDQTPVDPALPEA
- the uvrB gene encoding excinuclease ABC subunit UvrB; this translates as MTRPITDVQRRVAPFSVQAPYEPAGDQPAAIAELTKRILAGERHNVLLGATGTGKSATTAWLVEALQRPTLVMAPNKTLAAQLATEFRELLPDNAVEYFVSYYDYYQPEAYIPQSDTFIEKDSSINEEVERLRHSATNSLLTRRDVLVVATVSAIYGLGTPQEYIDRMVRLRVGESIERDKLLRRFVDIQYTRNDMAFTRGTFRVRGDTVEIFPMYELHPVRIEMFGDEIERLMTLHPVTGEIITEDQEIYVFPASHYVAGPERMDRAIAGIEAELAQRLAEYDQQGKLLEAQRLRMRTTYDIEMMRQLGTCAGIENYSLHIDGRAAGSPPNCLLDYFPEDFLLVIDESHVSVPQIGAMFEGDASRKRTLVEHGFRLPSAMDNRPLRWSEFEERVGQTVYLSATPGPFELAAAEGEVVEQVIRPTGLIDPEIVLKPTEGQIDDLMDEIKIRAARDERVLVTTLTKRMAEDLTDYLLDHNIRVQYLHSEVDTLRRVELLRELRMGVFDVLIGINLLREGLDLPEVSLVAILDADKEGFLRSERSLIQTIGRAARNVSGQVHMYADKITPSMRNAIDETSRRREKQVAYNLERGLDPQPLRKKIADITDLLAREDADTQALVSEIASSKSKRRAPAHQGELVQLIDDLTAQMHQSATELHFELAARLRDEIRDLKKELRGMQEATGT
- the coaE gene encoding dephospho-CoA kinase (Dephospho-CoA kinase (CoaE) performs the final step in coenzyme A biosynthesis.), whose translation is MIRVGLTGGIGSGKSTIAQMFKAHGAHIIDADQIGRDIVEPGAPAIAELAAAFGESIVGADGSLLRAELARIAFQTPELTAQMNGIMFPRIVDETNKRFADAEAAGERIVIYDIPLLTEMGTDLVQMAIVVDVPVETQVERAVSRGLPEDDVRRRIAVQQSREDRLALADFVIDNSGSLEETQEQVDRIWTSLMPA
- the rpsA gene encoding 30S ribosomal protein S1 translates to MTLSLNAPAQIAINDIGSAEDFLAAIDLTIKYFNDGDIVEGTIVKVDRDEVLLDIGYKTEGVIPSRELSIKHDVDPNEVVRVGDVVEALVLTKEDKEGRLILSKKRAQYERAWGTIEKVKEEDGVVEGQVIEVVKGGLIIDIGLRGFLPASLVEMRRVRDLQPYVGKVLEAKIIELDKNRNNVVLSRRAWLEQTQSEVRQTFLTQLQKGQIRAGVVSSIVNFGAFVDLGGVDGLVHVSELSWKHIDHPSEVVEVGQEVTVEVLDVDMDRERVSLSLKATQEDPWQHFARTHAINQVVPGKVTKLVPFGAFVRVEEGIEGLVHISELAERHIELPEQIVQVNDDIFVKVIDIDLERRRISLSLKQANDSGDAQAHEEFDPYLYGMAPAFDEAGNYVGPAGFDPETGEWKVGFEDERTHWEREYAEAHARWEAHRKQVNEAQVADQAAALESGENISAYSSESSESEGSLATDEALQALRDKLAGE
- the polA gene encoding DNA polymerase I, which codes for MSKGRLMLLDGHSLAYRAYFALPVENFSTTTGQPTNAVYGFTSMLINILRDEQPTHVAVAFDISRKTFRTAMFPEYKANRESSPEPFKGQVPLIQEVLRAMGIKVIEADGYEADDVIATLSQQAKASEFEVVIVTGDRDSFQLVDDKTTVLYPRKGMSDLARMTPEAVVEKYGLTPEQYPDFAALRGDPSDNLPGIPGVGEKTATKWIVEYGSLNALVDHADQIGGKVGDSLRANLPQVLLNRQLTQLDSAVPMALHVDDCAMQQFDRQAIDELFTALQFRALRERLAALQPSNDVEELTPPAELQAVVTVSPAELPSWLSALQQPVCFAFDGTWGHGGGELRAVALQGSGQAAAVLDLDESAFQSTLWPWFADPAVSKIGHGVKGPALALLAKGVELAGVTFDTQLGTYIASPGQTSYSLEACVNKFLGRELAAATAAGQLELEPADRSHLADHVAAVKELHEYLQARLATAAEQSLLTDLEIPLTLLLARVEFDGVAVDRELLTELSSGFAANMRESEAAAHAIVGRPFNLGSPKQLQEILFVERDLPKTKKIKTGYTTDAESLQSLFAKTGDPLLSELLDWRDRSKLRQIVEGLIPVIGTDGRLHTTYSQLMSATGRVSSSDPNLQTIPIRSEAGRQIRKCFVVGEGYETLMTADYSQIEMRIMAHLSQDAGLIAAFRAGEDLHTTAASQVFGVDPSDVDPEMRRRIKAMSYGLAYGLSAYGLGQQLGVGPDEARVLMDTYFARFGGVRDYLAAVVEEARQRGYTETILGRRRYLPDLTSDNRQRREMAERMALNAPIQGTAADIIKLAMLGVADALAAEGLSSRMMLQVHDELVLEVAPGEQEALQAIVVRCMMGAMSLDVPLEVSLGLGSSWESAAH
- a CDS encoding response regulator, with translation MSELAIRVLVAEDEALIRMDLVEMLGELGYAVVGQVANGQLAVDLAAQLRPDVVLMDVAMPVRDGLSAATQIIQERIAPVVMVTAFSESDTVQHAAHAGALGYLVKPFNRSDLRPAIELAVARWAQMLQLEQQVDDLGARVRARDAVDEAKGQLQAQLGLTEAEAFAWLRKQAMDGRVTLAEVAAQVLRASPASNDRH